ACCGGTAGAAGAACATGATGAGATTATTATGGGAATAAAAAGCGAGATTGAAGATATATTAAATGATATCTTGCTTAAAAAAAACGATGGTGCTCTCGTCGCCATTATATCAGGCTTGGAAGGTCAAAAGTTTATCGAGTTTTTGTCTTACACAAAAAGGGGCGGGATTAATTTTGCTAAAATACACCAGGATCTCAAAGACAAATTCAAAGATTACGAAATACAAATGTATGCTGATAACGATGTAAAATGGGAAGCCTATAGATCGTTTGCGCACTTGTAACGGTCTAAACACTTATGATTTAGACGTCGAAACATTGTATCTCAACATTTGATAAAACTAATCACTATATCTCACTTCTCAAATCTATGAAGTATGATCACAAACTATTTTCCATTCACCATTTATCTTCCGGAACCATAGCGTAAAATAACCGCCGGGTTCGTCCTTTTCGCGTTTCAGTTTCCAGCCGCCCATTACAAAGGCATTGGCTGGGTCGAGTATCCTCACCTGGATAATATCGAAAGTAAGTTGCCCCATGGCCGCCCGGTCGGGGTACCCTTTTTTATAATGATCGAGTGTGGTTTGCCAGCCATAAACCGGGGCAGTTTTGCCCACAAACATCAGCGAGTCCGACTTCCAATAGCCTTGCATAAAACCTTCAATATCGCCGCGGTTCCAGGCGTCCTGCTGGGTGGCCAACACTTTCATTACGGCTTCTCTATCCTGCGCAAATAAAAAGCAGGTGTAAAGAACCAGGATGCAGGAGAATAATATTTTCTTCATGATCTAAATATATTAAATTAGGAACGGGCTAAGAAACATAACTGCTTTTCATAAAAAGCTTTTAGCTTTGGTCTTTTAGTTTTCTGCAGAAAATGGCAAATCAGGTTCTATGTTTTGGTGAAATACTTTGGGATACCTTCGACGATGGCAAAAAGCCCGGTGGAGCGCCTATGAACGTTGCCATGCACCTGGCACAACAACAGGTAAATGTGGCCTTTGCCAGCCGGGTTGGCGATGACGAAGCCGGCGACGAACTGGTGGAGTTCCTGAAAAGGAACAACCTGTTCTCTGACCTTATCCAGCGCGACCCGCAGCTACCCACCTGCGAGGTTACCGTCGAACTCGACGAACAGCAACATGCCACTTATATCATACCGCAGCCGGTATCGTGGGATAATATTCAATTAGACAACGCTTTGGTACAAAGCGCTGTTCATACCTCGGCTATTGTATTTGGCAGCCTCGCCTGCCGGGACGAAACGACCCGTGACACCTTGCTGAACCTGCTGAATGAAACGAAAGCGCTCAAAATATTCGACGTGAACCTGCGCGCCCCGCATTACACCTTGTCGACCATAGAAACTTTGACCGCCCGCGCCGATGTGGTGAAAATGAACGAAGATGAAGCAAAGTTGCTCATCGGGGGCAGCAAGAGCGACCTTCGCGGTATGATGAACGAATTCAGATCCAAATATCATCCAAAAACCATTGTCGTAACAAGGGGCGAACATGGTGCCATTGTATGGCACGACCATGAGTTTTACGACTCGCCCGGCTGCCCCGCTACCGGCGGCGATACCGTTGGCGCCGGCGACTCGTTCCTGGCAACTTTTATAGCCGGGCTGTTGGCCGGCGAGAATCTGCAGAATGTGGTGGACAAGGCCTGTTCCGTTGGTGCATTTGTAGCGAGCAAGCGTGGCGCCAATCCGCCTTATGACGATCATATCAAAAAGTTGTTGGGTCTTGAAAAGTAGTAAGAGCAGTGGCAGCAGCAGGAAACGATGTTGTAACAAGACTGCTACCGCCTAGTGCCACTGCCACTTCATTAACTAATGTCATAGCAAGCTAACATTTCCGTTGCATAAGGGCCGTTTTCAAACTTTTAAAGGAATTTATCCGTTACTTTATATCTGAAAGGATAAGTATGCGCGGTTACGGGTTTTCAAAGTTCACTCCAAAACAATTACCCAAAGGCGGGTTTGACGAATTATTAAAGCTGTTTCTTGAATTGCTCAATTATACTTCGGGCGATGCCGGCGAAGCTTTGGCCTGGATGAACGAACTGGACAAGCAGTACAATGTTACCAATGACGAATACGGCATGGGT
Above is a window of Mucilaginibacter ginsenosidivorans DNA encoding:
- a CDS encoding DUF695 domain-containing protein — translated: MFSLFKKKKYLPLSDYPESWSIITEKITHTVIRINLGYKDAIAHPDYPVKMGIAIPVEEHDEIIMGIKSEIEDILNDILLKKNDGALVAIISGLEGQKFIEFLSYTKRGGINFAKIHQDLKDKFKDYEIQMYADNDVKWEAYRSFAHL
- a CDS encoding YybH family protein, yielding MKKILFSCILVLYTCFLFAQDREAVMKVLATQQDAWNRGDIEGFMQGYWKSDSLMFVGKTAPVYGWQTTLDHYKKGYPDRAAMGQLTFDIIQVRILDPANAFVMGGWKLKREKDEPGGYFTLWFRKINGEWKIVCDHTS
- a CDS encoding carbohydrate kinase family protein — its product is MANQVLCFGEILWDTFDDGKKPGGAPMNVAMHLAQQQVNVAFASRVGDDEAGDELVEFLKRNNLFSDLIQRDPQLPTCEVTVELDEQQHATYIIPQPVSWDNIQLDNALVQSAVHTSAIVFGSLACRDETTRDTLLNLLNETKALKIFDVNLRAPHYTLSTIETLTARADVVKMNEDEAKLLIGGSKSDLRGMMNEFRSKYHPKTIVVTRGEHGAIVWHDHEFYDSPGCPATGGDTVGAGDSFLATFIAGLLAGENLQNVVDKACSVGAFVASKRGANPPYDDHIKKLLGLEK